From a single Vicinamibacteria bacterium genomic region:
- a CDS encoding saccharopine dehydrogenase NADP-binding domain-containing protein has protein sequence MGRQESSGVLVVGAGGYFGSLLVQDLLRHTDANLLVAGRRRNVMDGLLRSVGPGLSHRMTPCVCDLTQPATVAALVPLARAAVCAAGPYQGLPLTLLEACVEHGVPYIDLTDDRGFFVKAREWVGRQDKAGLPAVCVGWSAVPALSGLLARIAVEDMDRVDALFVQIAPGNRFPRNRGTVASLLASLGKSCRLCREGEWREVPGWSEPRTFDFPLPVGGQRGYLVDVPDHEIFPELFGARRVEFRVGAELALFNHGASVLAWLSRRLRIQWGPWAGWLAPAMGVLGFLGHDWGAVGVEASGFKAGLPVRRQACVLAESSGQRIPVMPAAVMAARMLSGRAVERGIVPVDSWLSRAELEFECDRRGLNLTVRDLP, from the coding sequence GTGGGTCGCCAAGAGTCCTCCGGCGTCCTGGTCGTAGGGGCAGGCGGGTATTTCGGTTCGCTTCTCGTCCAGGATCTGCTGCGCCACACCGACGCCAACCTCTTGGTCGCTGGGCGTCGCCGGAACGTGATGGATGGCCTGCTGCGTAGCGTCGGCCCCGGGCTCTCTCACCGCATGACTCCCTGCGTGTGCGACCTCACGCAGCCAGCCACCGTCGCCGCCCTGGTGCCCCTGGCCCGCGCCGCTGTGTGCGCAGCCGGCCCTTATCAAGGGCTCCCCCTGACGCTGCTCGAGGCCTGCGTCGAACACGGTGTGCCCTACATTGACCTGACAGACGACCGGGGATTCTTTGTGAAAGCAAGGGAGTGGGTAGGCCGGCAGGACAAAGCGGGCCTTCCCGCCGTGTGCGTCGGCTGGTCCGCAGTACCTGCCCTGTCGGGACTCCTGGCGCGGATTGCGGTCGAGGACATGGATCGGGTGGACGCCCTCTTCGTCCAGATCGCTCCCGGGAACCGCTTCCCGCGGAACCGGGGAACGGTCGCCTCGTTGCTGGCCTCCCTTGGCAAGTCCTGTCGGCTCTGTAGGGAAGGCGAGTGGCGGGAGGTCCCCGGCTGGTCCGAGCCGCGAACGTTCGATTTCCCTCTGCCCGTCGGGGGGCAGCGCGGGTATCTGGTCGACGTGCCGGACCACGAGATCTTCCCGGAGCTCTTTGGCGCGCGCCGGGTGGAGTTCCGGGTTGGGGCGGAGCTGGCCCTCTTCAACCATGGCGCATCCGTCTTGGCGTGGCTCTCGAGGAGGCTCAGGATCCAGTGGGGCCCCTGGGCCGGCTGGCTGGCTCCCGCGATGGGGGTTCTCGGCTTCCTGGGGCACGACTGGGGCGCTGTCGGCGTCGAGGCGTCGGGCTTCAAGGCTGGCCTACCGGTCCGCCGTCAGGCGTGCGTTCTCGCCGAGAGCTCGGGGCAGAGAATCCCCGTCATGCCGGCGGCCGTCATGGCAGCGCGTATGCTCTCGGGAAGAGCCGTGGAGAGGGGAATTGTCCCCGTGGATAGCTGGCTGAGCCGTGCAGAGCTTGAATTCGAATGCGACAGGCGCGGGCTCAACCTGACGGTGCGGGACCTGCCATGA